A stretch of Megalobrama amblycephala isolate DHTTF-2021 linkage group LG14, ASM1881202v1, whole genome shotgun sequence DNA encodes these proteins:
- the llph gene encoding protein LLP homolog isoform X1: MAKSLRSKWKRKMRAEKRKKNAPKELARLKTVLGQGEKGEITMKDVAEIATVVPPEKVKEKSGDAEMHEEDADGEKMNLDIKRNKKTMLDDQGRYPVWMNQKEARKVKAKRLGKKGKRKLKKGLAW, translated from the exons ATGGCAAAAAGTTTACGCAGCAAGTGGAAGAGGAAGATGAGGgcggaaaaaagaaagaaaaatgccCCCAAAGAACTGGCACGACTCAAAACAGTGCTGGGTCAAGGAGAGAAAGGAGAGATCACCATGAAAGATGTAGCTGAGATCGCCACCGTGGTGCCACCTGAGAAAGTGAAGGAGAAATCAGGAGATGCAGAGATGCATGAAGAAGATG CAGATGGTGAAAAGATGAATTTGGACATTAAACGCAATAAAAAGACAATGTTGGACGATCAAGGACGGTATCCGGTCTGGATGAACCAAAAGGAGGCGAGGAAGGTGAAAGCCAAACGTTTGGGTAAAAAAGGAAAACGTAAGCTGAAGAAGGGTCTCGCCTGGTAG
- the llph gene encoding protein LLP homolog isoform X2, with the protein MAKSLRSKWKRKMRAEKRKKNAPKELARLKTVLGQGEKGEITMKDVAEIATVVPPEKVKEKSGDAEMHEEDDGEKMNLDIKRNKKTMLDDQGRYPVWMNQKEARKVKAKRLGKKGKRKLKKGLAW; encoded by the exons ATGGCAAAAAGTTTACGCAGCAAGTGGAAGAGGAAGATGAGGgcggaaaaaagaaagaaaaatgccCCCAAAGAACTGGCACGACTCAAAACAGTGCTGGGTCAAGGAGAGAAAGGAGAGATCACCATGAAAGATGTAGCTGAGATCGCCACCGTGGTGCCACCTGAGAAAGTGAAGGAGAAATCAGGAGATGCAGAGATGCATGAAGAAGATG ATGGTGAAAAGATGAATTTGGACATTAAACGCAATAAAAAGACAATGTTGGACGATCAAGGACGGTATCCGGTCTGGATGAACCAAAAGGAGGCGAGGAAGGTGAAAGCCAAACGTTTGGGTAAAAAAGGAAAACGTAAGCTGAAGAAGGGTCTCGCCTGGTAG